A window of Streptomyces sp. SAI-127 contains these coding sequences:
- a CDS encoding glycosyltransferase family 1 protein: MRVVIVTESFPPDVNGVAHCALQTARHLVDRGHLPLVVAPATASGPGNGGDALAPCPVVRVPSLPLPGYPQVRVALPSRRVAAAIVEHRADVVHLASPFVLGVRGMAAAARLSIPAVAVYQTDLAGYARTYVHAGEAAAWRRIRSVHAAADLTLAPSSASLHDLEAHGVPRVKLWPRGVDTVRFRPDLRDEALRRQLAPNGEMIVGYVGRLAPEKHIELLADACRLEGVKVVVVGDGPTRPNLEHALPGAVFLGRRMGDELARIFASFDVFAHTGPFETFCQTVQEAMASGVPVVAPAAGGPLDLVAHGRTGFLVPPRDPAAVRDAVCSLAADPEMRASFGVAARAMVEGRTWAAVGDQLIGHYAAVLTGRKTAVAA, translated from the coding sequence ATGCGTGTCGTCATAGTGACCGAATCCTTTCCCCCCGATGTGAACGGCGTGGCCCACTGCGCGCTCCAGACCGCCCGGCACCTCGTAGATCGCGGTCACCTTCCGCTCGTCGTCGCGCCGGCCACCGCGTCCGGCCCCGGGAACGGCGGGGACGCCCTCGCGCCGTGCCCCGTCGTCCGTGTCCCCTCCCTCCCCCTCCCGGGCTATCCCCAGGTCCGCGTCGCCCTCCCCAGCCGGCGCGTGGCCGCGGCGATCGTCGAGCACCGTGCCGATGTCGTCCACCTGGCCAGCCCCTTCGTCCTCGGCGTCCGCGGCATGGCCGCCGCCGCCCGGCTCAGCATCCCCGCCGTGGCCGTCTACCAGACCGACCTCGCCGGATACGCCCGCACTTACGTGCACGCGGGAGAAGCCGCCGCCTGGCGCCGTATCCGCTCCGTCCACGCCGCCGCCGACCTCACCCTCGCCCCGTCCAGCGCGTCCCTGCACGACCTCGAGGCGCACGGCGTGCCCCGGGTCAAGCTGTGGCCGCGGGGCGTGGACACCGTCCGCTTCCGCCCCGACCTGCGTGACGAGGCGCTGCGTCGGCAGCTTGCCCCGAACGGCGAGATGATCGTCGGCTACGTCGGACGGCTGGCGCCCGAGAAACACATCGAGCTGCTGGCCGACGCGTGCCGTCTCGAGGGCGTCAAGGTCGTCGTGGTCGGCGACGGGCCGACCCGGCCGAACCTGGAGCACGCCCTGCCCGGCGCGGTCTTCCTGGGCCGCCGTATGGGTGACGAACTGGCCCGGATCTTCGCCTCCTTCGACGTCTTCGCACACACCGGCCCCTTCGAGACCTTCTGCCAGACCGTGCAGGAGGCCATGGCGAGCGGTGTGCCCGTCGTCGCGCCCGCCGCCGGCGGCCCGCTGGACCTGGTCGCCCACGGGCGCACCGGGTTCCTCGTCCCGCCGCGCGACCCGGCCGCCGTACGGGACGCGGTGTGCTCCCTGGCCGCCGACCCCGAGATGCGCGCCTCGTTCGGAGTCGCCGCGCGGGCCATGGTCGAGGGGCGCACCTGGGCGGCCGTCGGCGACCAGCTGATCGGCCACTACGCCGCCGTGCTCACCGGCCGGAAGACGGCGGTGGCGGCATGA
- a CDS encoding putative hydro-lyase, with the protein MNRTEDRPLTLVDEHAHAWSPAQARTRFRAGLTGPTAGVAAGHTQVNLISVPADWAYDMLLFCQRNPKPCPVLDVTDAGDWTTVLADGADLRTDLPRYRVWENGELVDEPTDVRAHWRDDLVSFLIGCSFTFEWALSEAGVPIRHIEQGRNVPMYVTSRQCRPAGRLHGPMVVSMRPVPPQHLAAALRESSLLPAVHGSPVHCGDPSALGIDDLDRPDFGDPVEAEPDDIPVFWACGVTPQAAVMASRPPFALTHAPGQMFLTDARDEQYRVA; encoded by the coding sequence GTGAACCGTACGGAAGACCGCCCCCTGACCCTCGTGGACGAGCACGCGCACGCGTGGAGCCCGGCCCAGGCGCGGACCCGCTTCCGTGCGGGCCTGACGGGCCCCACCGCCGGAGTCGCGGCCGGACACACCCAGGTCAACCTGATCTCGGTACCCGCCGACTGGGCGTACGACATGCTGCTGTTCTGCCAGCGCAACCCCAAGCCGTGCCCGGTCCTCGACGTCACGGACGCCGGCGACTGGACCACCGTCCTCGCGGACGGCGCCGATCTGCGCACCGATCTCCCGCGCTACCGGGTGTGGGAGAACGGCGAGTTGGTGGACGAGCCGACGGACGTGCGCGCGCACTGGCGCGACGACCTGGTCTCGTTCCTGATCGGGTGCAGTTTCACCTTCGAGTGGGCACTTTCCGAGGCGGGCGTCCCGATCCGGCACATCGAGCAGGGCCGGAACGTTCCCATGTACGTGACCAGTCGACAGTGCCGTCCCGCGGGGCGGCTGCACGGACCCATGGTGGTGTCCATGCGTCCGGTGCCGCCGCAGCACCTGGCGGCCGCGCTGAGGGAGAGCAGTCTGCTCCCGGCGGTGCACGGAAGCCCCGTGCACTGCGGCGATCCCTCGGCGCTCGGCATCGACGACCTCGACCGCCCCGACTTCGGCGATCCGGTGGAGGCCGAACCGGACGACATCCCGGTGTTCTGGGCCTGCGGAGTGACCCCGCAGGCCGCGGTGATGGCCTCGCGCCCGCCGTTCGCCCTCACCCACGCACCCGGGCAGATGTTCCTGACGGACGCCCGCGACGAGCAGTACCGAGTGGCCTGA
- a CDS encoding biotin-dependent carboxyltransferase family protein: MTDRALSVVRSGALTTVQDRGRPGHAHLGVPRSGALDGPAAALANRLVGNRPEAAVLETTLNGCAVRPRSTVTVAVTGAPCRVSVDGRPAAWGAAIRVPAGALLTVGTAVSGLRSYVAVSGGITVEPVLGSRSTDLLSGLGPAPLTDGAVLPLGTPNSLHARVDTAPQPAPPAELVLRVTLGPRDDWFPPEAVRAFTSRTFQVSSASNRIGLRTEGPALERRLNGELPSEGMVLGAVQVPPDGRPVVFLADHPTTGGYPVIGVVRETDLPAVAQAVPGTPVRFIEVRRRQMY, from the coding sequence ATGACGGACCGCGCCCTCTCCGTCGTCCGGTCCGGAGCCCTGACCACGGTCCAGGACCGGGGCCGCCCGGGCCACGCCCACCTCGGCGTGCCCCGCTCGGGCGCCCTCGACGGCCCCGCCGCGGCGCTCGCCAACCGTCTGGTCGGCAACCGCCCTGAGGCAGCCGTCCTGGAGACCACCCTCAACGGCTGTGCGGTACGCCCCCGTTCGACGGTCACCGTGGCCGTCACGGGCGCCCCGTGCCGGGTATCGGTGGACGGCCGCCCGGCAGCCTGGGGCGCAGCCATACGCGTGCCGGCCGGAGCGCTGCTGACCGTCGGAACGGCCGTCTCGGGGCTGCGCAGCTATGTGGCCGTCTCCGGTGGAATCACCGTGGAGCCGGTCCTGGGCAGCCGCTCCACGGACCTCCTGTCGGGCCTGGGCCCGGCCCCCCTCACGGACGGCGCGGTACTGCCCCTGGGCACCCCGAACTCCCTCCACGCGCGCGTGGACACGGCGCCGCAGCCTGCACCCCCCGCGGAACTGGTCCTGCGCGTCACGCTGGGCCCGCGGGACGACTGGTTCCCCCCGGAAGCGGTACGGGCCTTCACCTCCCGCACGTTCCAGGTGTCCTCGGCGAGCAACCGCATCGGCCTGCGCACGGAGGGGCCCGCCCTGGAGCGGAGGCTCAATGGCGAACTCCCCAGCGAGGGCATGGTCCTGGGCGCTGTCCAGGTCCCACCCGACGGCAGACCGGTGGTCTTCCTGGCCGACCACCCGACCACCGGCGGCTACCCGGTGATCGGAGTGGTCCGCGAGACAGACCTGCCGGCGGTGGCTCAGGCGGTACCGGGGACTCCGGTGCGCTTCATAGAGGTACGTAGGCGCCAGATGTATTGA
- a CDS encoding glycosyltransferase — translation MSGQSLRIVRLANFVAPASGGLRTALRELGKGYRAAGHESVLIVPGDRASDRRTEQGRIITLPGPLLPGTGGYRVLADKRRVARLLEELAPDRLEVCDRTTLRWTGKWARRARVPAVMVSHETADGVLRTWGLSEGAARRAADALNVRTAHTYARVVCTTEFAEREFVRIGARNVVRAPLGVDLVERRPALHDAGLRARYARVDETLLVTCTRLSVEKRPGTALDAVEALVRRGRRAVLVVAGDGPLRSRLEQRARERGLPVTFLGHVSDPGLLGALQASADVCLAPGPAETFGLAALEAMACGTPVVVSASSALPEVVGSAGAVAADRGEAFADAVDMLLERSEAERRGVARARAECFSWDTAVRAFLAAHDAEVLVRRSVPGGVA, via the coding sequence ATGAGCGGACAGTCGCTGCGGATCGTCCGCCTCGCCAACTTCGTCGCTCCCGCCTCGGGCGGTCTGCGCACCGCCCTGCGCGAGCTCGGCAAGGGCTACCGGGCGGCGGGACATGAGTCCGTGCTCATCGTGCCGGGCGACCGCGCGAGCGACCGCCGTACCGAGCAGGGACGGATCATCACCCTGCCCGGCCCGCTGCTGCCCGGTACCGGCGGTTACCGCGTCCTCGCCGACAAGCGGCGCGTGGCCCGGCTCCTGGAGGAGCTCGCCCCCGACCGCCTGGAGGTCTGCGACCGTACGACCCTCAGGTGGACCGGCAAATGGGCCAGGCGCGCCCGGGTCCCCGCCGTGATGGTCTCCCACGAGACCGCCGACGGCGTGCTCCGTACCTGGGGCCTGTCGGAGGGAGCGGCCCGGCGTGCCGCCGACGCCCTCAATGTCCGTACGGCGCACACGTACGCGCGCGTGGTGTGCACCACGGAGTTCGCCGAGCGGGAGTTCGTGCGGATCGGCGCGCGCAATGTCGTACGGGCCCCCCTGGGCGTCGATCTGGTCGAGCGGCGCCCGGCGCTGCACGACGCGGGACTGCGGGCCCGCTACGCGCGCGTGGACGAGACGCTCCTGGTGACCTGCACCCGGCTGTCCGTGGAGAAGCGGCCCGGCACCGCGCTGGACGCCGTGGAGGCGCTCGTACGGCGCGGTCGGCGGGCGGTGCTCGTGGTGGCCGGGGACGGGCCGCTGCGGTCGCGCCTGGAGCAGCGGGCCCGGGAGCGCGGGCTGCCGGTCACCTTCCTCGGGCACGTCTCCGACCCCGGACTGCTCGGCGCGCTCCAGGCCTCCGCCGACGTGTGCCTGGCCCCCGGACCGGCCGAGACCTTCGGGCTCGCCGCGCTGGAGGCCATGGCGTGCGGTACGCCGGTGGTGGTGAGCGCCTCCTCCGCGTTGCCGGAGGTCGTCGGATCGGCCGGGGCCGTCGCCGCCGACCGCGGGGAGGCCTTCGCGGACGCCGTGGACATGCTGCTCGAACGTTCCGAGGCCGAACGCCGCGGGGTCGCACGCGCGCGTGCGGAGTGCTTCAGCTGGGACACGGCGGTGCGGGCGTTCCTCGCCGCGCACGACGCGGAGGTCCTCGTACGGCGCTCCGTGCCCGGAGGCGTGGCATGA
- a CDS encoding HEAT repeat domain-containing protein: MFDPVIAPSGTLLGLLQRGRGDGTLHALTAPRAEALAALNHCVLRDPRHDWQVENRSLYYARLFLDLNGELDEIEAHLFEVDDVFDTEESRTGLALAVLGHLASYGRRDALELLRRYAASGSNWAWALDELALRDDDAGLRALAAPVLARFATDPEGEAELAAVVRDAFEPRPWRLWADDPRESVSTRVRAAQEAGCFDRWQRQMRPAGPRPGWSVQAVFEWAQQGVERGAALHVPAARCLSAVAGPEDRPEILAAAKDGSDGARSTALRHLADSNDPDAFDLIELAVVTGSPVVVEAALDSFERMRSIAAVDRARGWARRPDPLGAAAGRMLACLGGAQDRDLVLAALREAVRGEGPDAPTLWTLVDGTGRLGIACAAPVLRHIYRETASSHLRGRAARALAATDPSFATGFAVECLWDCEETTREIAARHAETGDARVVERLRRLAADPAEEAEVQTAVRSRIGPDTAAM, encoded by the coding sequence ATGTTCGATCCGGTCATAGCGCCCAGCGGTACGCTGCTCGGCCTGCTCCAGCGGGGCCGCGGCGACGGCACACTGCACGCGCTCACCGCCCCGCGCGCCGAGGCGCTCGCGGCCCTGAACCACTGCGTGCTGCGCGATCCCCGCCACGACTGGCAGGTGGAGAACCGCTCGCTGTACTACGCCCGTCTTTTCCTCGACCTCAATGGCGAGCTGGACGAGATCGAGGCACACCTCTTCGAGGTGGACGACGTCTTCGACACCGAGGAGTCACGCACCGGCCTCGCCCTGGCCGTCCTCGGCCACCTCGCCTCCTACGGCAGGCGCGACGCGCTCGAACTGCTGCGCAGGTACGCCGCCTCGGGCTCCAACTGGGCCTGGGCACTGGACGAACTGGCGCTGCGGGACGACGACGCCGGTCTGCGTGCCCTCGCCGCGCCCGTGCTCGCGCGCTTCGCCACCGATCCCGAGGGCGAGGCCGAGCTGGCCGCCGTCGTCCGCGACGCCTTCGAGCCGAGGCCGTGGCGGCTGTGGGCCGACGATCCCCGCGAATCCGTCTCCACGCGTGTGCGTGCCGCTCAGGAGGCCGGCTGTTTCGACCGCTGGCAACGCCAGATGCGACCCGCCGGGCCCCGCCCGGGGTGGAGCGTGCAGGCCGTCTTCGAGTGGGCCCAGCAGGGCGTCGAGCGGGGCGCCGCGCTGCATGTGCCCGCCGCCCGCTGTCTGTCCGCCGTCGCGGGCCCCGAGGACCGGCCCGAGATCCTCGCGGCAGCCAAGGACGGCAGCGACGGCGCCCGGTCCACCGCTCTGCGCCATCTCGCCGACAGCAATGATCCCGACGCCTTCGATCTGATCGAGTTGGCCGTCGTCACCGGCTCACCGGTCGTCGTGGAGGCCGCCCTCGACTCGTTCGAACGCATGCGCAGCATCGCCGCCGTCGACCGCGCCCGTGGCTGGGCCCGACGGCCCGATCCGCTGGGCGCCGCCGCCGGACGCATGCTCGCCTGCCTGGGCGGCGCCCAGGACCGGGACCTGGTGCTCGCGGCCCTCCGGGAGGCCGTACGGGGCGAGGGCCCCGACGCCCCCACCCTGTGGACCCTCGTCGACGGCACCGGACGCCTCGGCATCGCCTGCGCCGCGCCCGTGCTGCGCCACATCTACCGGGAGACGGCCTCCTCCCATCTCCGTGGCCGCGCCGCGCGCGCGCTCGCAGCCACCGACCCCTCCTTCGCCACCGGCTTCGCCGTCGAATGCCTCTGGGACTGCGAGGAGACCACCCGCGAGATCGCCGCCCGGCACGCCGAGACCGGAGACGCCCGGGTCGTCGAGCGGCTGCGCCGGCTGGCCGCCGACCCGGCCGAGGAGGCCGAGGTCCAGACGGCCGTCCGCAGCCGTATCGGACCGGACACCGCGGCCATGTGA
- a CDS encoding glycerophosphodiester phosphodiesterase: MTSRIRHPYLDHPGPIPFAHRGGAADGLENTAFQFRRAVEAGYRYLETDVHSTADGKLVAFHDATLDRVTDGAGRIADLPWADVRHARVAGKEPVPLFEELLETFPEARWNIDIKAGPALQPLLDLIERTGTWDRVCVGSFSEARVMRAQRLAGPRLATSYGTRGVLNLRLRSWGVPAALRRSAVAAQVPETQSGIQVVDHRFVRAAHARGLQVHVWTINEPDRMHRLLDLGVDGIMTDHIDTLRKVMEERGVWV, from the coding sequence GTGACCTCGCGGATACGGCACCCCTACCTCGACCATCCCGGCCCCATCCCCTTCGCCCACCGGGGCGGGGCGGCGGACGGTCTGGAGAACACCGCGTTCCAGTTCCGGCGGGCGGTCGAGGCGGGCTACCGGTATCTGGAGACCGACGTCCACTCCACCGCGGACGGCAAGCTGGTCGCCTTCCACGACGCGACCCTGGACCGGGTGACCGACGGGGCGGGCCGGATAGCCGACCTGCCCTGGGCGGACGTACGGCACGCGCGTGTGGCGGGCAAGGAACCGGTGCCGCTGTTCGAGGAGCTCCTGGAGACCTTCCCCGAGGCCCGCTGGAACATCGACATCAAGGCCGGGCCCGCCCTCCAGCCGCTTCTGGACCTCATCGAGCGCACCGGCACCTGGGACCGCGTCTGCGTCGGCTCCTTCTCCGAGGCGCGGGTGATGCGCGCCCAGCGGCTGGCCGGACCGCGCCTGGCGACGTCGTACGGCACCCGGGGTGTGCTGAACCTGCGGCTGCGCTCGTGGGGAGTTCCGGCGGCACTGCGCCGCTCGGCCGTCGCCGCGCAGGTGCCCGAGACCCAGTCCGGCATCCAGGTGGTCGACCACCGCTTCGTGCGCGCCGCCCACGCGCGCGGGCTGCAGGTGCACGTGTGGACCATCAACGAACCGGATCGCATGCACCGGCTTCTGGACCTGGGCGTCGATGGCATCATGACCGATCACATCGACACACTGCGCAAGGTCATGGAGGAGCGGGGCGTCTGGGTCTGA
- a CDS encoding PLP-dependent aminotransferase family protein, with protein MAQWTSAVGAAQLARLLNSQQDRPAGPGTRRPPAYRALADGIRLLVLEGRVPVAARLPAERELALSLSVSRTTVAAAYEALRAEGFLESRRGAGSWTAVPAGNPLPARGLEPLPPEALGSMIDLGCAALPAPEPWLTRAVQGALEELPPYAHTHGDYPAGLPALRTMIAERYTARGIPTMPEQIMVTTGAMGAIDAICHLFGGRGERIAVESPSYANILQLMREAGARLVPVAMAEGLTGWDVDRWRQVLRDAAPRIAYVVADFHNPTGALADEDQRRRLVEAARSAGTVLVADETMTELWLDEDVSMPRQVCAFDPAGSTVVTVGSASKAFWAGMRIGWVRAAPDVIRSLVAARAYADLGTPVLEQLAVNWLFSTGGWEQAVELRRGQARENRDALVAAMRRELPSWEFEVPQGGLTLWVRAGGLSGSRLAEVGERVGVRVPSGPRFGVDGAFEGYVRLPFTVGGAVADEAAARLAAAARVVESGGSGGGEAPRTFVA; from the coding sequence GTGGCGCAGTGGACCTCGGCGGTGGGTGCGGCGCAGCTCGCCCGGCTGCTCAACTCCCAGCAGGACCGTCCGGCGGGCCCCGGCACGCGCCGCCCGCCGGCCTACCGCGCGCTCGCCGACGGCATCCGCCTGCTGGTCCTGGAGGGCCGTGTCCCGGTGGCCGCCCGCCTGCCCGCGGAACGCGAACTGGCCCTCTCCCTGTCCGTCAGCCGTACGACCGTGGCGGCGGCCTACGAGGCGCTGCGGGCCGAGGGTTTCCTGGAGTCCCGGCGCGGCGCGGGCAGCTGGACGGCGGTCCCGGCCGGCAATCCCCTCCCGGCGCGCGGCCTCGAGCCCCTCCCGCCCGAGGCCCTCGGCTCGATGATCGACCTTGGCTGCGCGGCACTGCCCGCGCCGGAGCCGTGGCTGACGCGGGCGGTGCAGGGTGCCCTGGAGGAACTGCCGCCGTACGCCCATACGCACGGCGACTACCCGGCGGGCCTTCCGGCCCTGCGGACGATGATCGCCGAGCGGTACACCGCGCGCGGAATCCCGACGATGCCCGAGCAGATCATGGTCACGACCGGGGCGATGGGCGCGATCGACGCCATCTGCCATCTGTTCGGCGGCCGGGGTGAGCGCATCGCGGTGGAGTCCCCCTCCTACGCGAACATCCTTCAGCTGATGCGGGAGGCGGGCGCCCGGCTCGTGCCCGTCGCGATGGCGGAGGGGCTGACCGGCTGGGACGTGGACCGCTGGCGGCAGGTGCTGCGGGACGCGGCGCCGCGGATCGCCTACGTCGTCGCCGACTTCCACAATCCGACCGGTGCGCTGGCCGACGAGGACCAGCGGCGGCGGCTGGTGGAGGCGGCAAGGTCCGCCGGGACCGTGCTGGTGGCCGACGAGACGATGACCGAGCTGTGGCTGGACGAGGACGTCTCGATGCCGCGGCAGGTGTGCGCGTTCGACCCGGCCGGCTCGACCGTGGTCACCGTCGGCTCGGCCAGCAAGGCGTTCTGGGCGGGGATGCGGATCGGGTGGGTGCGGGCGGCGCCGGACGTGATCCGCAGCCTGGTCGCCGCGCGCGCCTATGCCGACCTGGGCACGCCGGTGCTGGAGCAGCTGGCCGTGAACTGGCTGTTCAGCACCGGGGGGTGGGAGCAGGCCGTGGAACTGCGGCGCGGACAGGCCCGGGAGAACCGGGACGCGCTGGTGGCGGCGATGCGCAGGGAGCTGCCGTCATGGGAGTTCGAGGTGCCGCAGGGTGGCCTGACGCTGTGGGTGCGGGCCGGGGGGCTGTCCGGCTCGCGCCTGGCGGAGGTGGGCGAGCGGGTGGGCGTAAGGGTGCCGTCAGGACCGCGGTTCGGGGTCGACGGGGCCTTCGAGGGCTATGTGCGGCTGCCGTTCACCGTCGGGGGAGCGGTGGCCGACGAGGCCGCGGCGCGGCTGGCTGCGGCGGCGCGGGTCGTGGAGAGCGGCGGGTCCGGGGGCGGGGAGGCGCCGCGTACGTTCGTTGCGTGA
- a CDS encoding 5-oxoprolinase subunit PxpA, with protein MTTIDLNADLGEGFGRWRLTDDEQLLSVVTSANVACGFHAGDAVTMRRVCELAAARGVRIGAQVSYRDLAGFGRRAMDVPSAELTAEVAYQIGALEVFARAAGTRVSYVKPHGALYNRVVHDEEQAAAVVDGVLLADATLPVLGLPGSRLLEAAAKAGLEGVTEAFADRAYTEEGTLVPRGQEGAVVTDPETVVARSLGLARDRMVTTRSGARIEVEARSLCLHGDTPGAVELARRVRERLETSGVRVEAFV; from the coding sequence ATGACGACGATCGATCTCAACGCCGACCTCGGCGAGGGCTTCGGCCGCTGGCGGCTGACCGACGACGAGCAACTGCTGTCCGTCGTCACCAGCGCCAACGTGGCCTGCGGGTTCCACGCCGGGGACGCGGTCACCATGCGACGGGTGTGCGAGCTGGCGGCCGCGCGGGGGGTCCGGATCGGCGCCCAGGTCTCCTACCGGGACCTGGCAGGGTTCGGGCGGCGCGCGATGGACGTGCCGTCCGCCGAACTGACGGCCGAAGTGGCCTACCAGATCGGCGCCCTGGAGGTCTTCGCCCGGGCGGCGGGCACGCGCGTGTCGTACGTCAAGCCGCACGGCGCGCTCTACAACCGGGTCGTCCACGACGAGGAGCAGGCCGCCGCGGTCGTCGACGGCGTGCTCCTCGCGGACGCCACGCTGCCCGTGCTCGGCCTGCCCGGCTCGCGCCTGTTGGAGGCAGCCGCCAAGGCGGGCCTGGAGGGCGTCACGGAGGCCTTCGCGGACCGCGCGTACACCGAGGAGGGCACGCTGGTCCCGCGCGGCCAGGAGGGCGCGGTGGTCACCGATCCGGAGACGGTCGTGGCACGCTCGCTCGGCCTGGCCCGGGATCGCATGGTCACCACCCGCTCCGGCGCCCGCATCGAGGTCGAAGCCCGTTCCCTGTGCCTGCACGGGGACACGCCGGGCGCGGTGGAGCTGGCCCGCCGGGTCCGGGAGCGGCTGGAGACGTCGGGCGTGCGGGTGGAGGCCTTCGTATGA
- the pxpB gene encoding 5-oxoprolinase subunit PxpB gives MRALPVGDAALLVEVSSGDEAQALHAELVRRRAEGSLSVREIVPAARTVLLDGLTDPARLAAELTASEVPPAPPRAREVVELPVRYDGPDLADVAAHWGVSPEEVARIHAGTEFTVAFCGFAPGFGYLTGLPARYDVPRRATPRTAVPAGSVALAGPYTGVYPRSSPGGWQLIGTTDAVLWDHARVPAALLSPGTRVRFVGAA, from the coding sequence ATGAGGGCACTCCCAGTCGGAGACGCCGCCCTGCTCGTCGAGGTGTCCTCGGGCGACGAGGCCCAGGCGCTGCACGCGGAGCTGGTGCGGCGCCGCGCGGAGGGCTCGCTGTCCGTCCGCGAGATCGTCCCCGCGGCCCGCACGGTCCTCCTCGACGGCCTCACCGACCCGGCCCGCCTGGCCGCCGAACTCACCGCCTCCGAGGTACCGCCCGCTCCCCCGCGCGCGCGTGAAGTCGTCGAACTCCCCGTGCGCTACGACGGCCCCGACCTGGCCGACGTGGCCGCGCACTGGGGTGTGTCCCCCGAGGAGGTGGCCCGCATCCACGCCGGCACCGAATTCACCGTCGCCTTCTGCGGATTCGCTCCCGGTTTCGGCTACCTGACCGGCCTGCCCGCCCGCTACGACGTCCCACGCCGGGCCACCCCTCGTACGGCCGTCCCGGCGGGCTCGGTGGCGCTCGCGGGCCCGTACACCGGCGTCTACCCGCGGTCGTCGCCGGGTGGCTGGCAGCTCATCGGGACCACGGACGCCGTGCTGTGGGACCACGCGCGCGTGCCGGCCGCGCTGCTGTCGCCGGGTACGCGGGTGCGCTTCGTGGGTGCGGCATGA
- a CDS encoding SGNH/GDSL hydrolase family protein: MRGLRFVALGDSLTEGVGDPVGEAWRGWAALLADGLSQADVDFTNLAVSGAQTRDVLERQLPAGLALRPDVVSVVVGVNDTLRCTFDIHAVAARLDTIYAAFRAQGAVLLTACLPDPGTMLGLPGALARPLARRQRAVNAVVHALSERYGALHLHAAEGAWTTERAMWSADRLHPSERGHRQLAVRFHELLVERAVASGVAPSAEQEFPVPTKSASLWWLATAGTGWVVRRCTDLLPQLVTLAADELRHRARGTSGRLDLRAAHAVSMALAALSVASGEQQVEAA, translated from the coding sequence ATGAGAGGCCTGCGCTTCGTCGCCCTCGGTGACTCGCTCACCGAGGGCGTGGGGGACCCGGTCGGGGAGGCGTGGCGCGGCTGGGCCGCGCTGCTCGCCGACGGGCTCTCCCAGGCGGACGTGGACTTCACCAACCTCGCGGTGAGCGGAGCGCAGACCCGGGACGTGCTGGAACGGCAACTGCCCGCGGGGCTCGCCCTGCGGCCGGACGTCGTGTCCGTGGTCGTCGGCGTCAACGACACGCTGCGCTGCACCTTCGACATCCACGCGGTGGCCGCCCGGCTCGACACGATCTACGCGGCCTTTCGCGCACAGGGTGCGGTGCTGCTCACGGCGTGTCTGCCGGACCCGGGCACGATGCTGGGTCTGCCCGGGGCGTTGGCGCGGCCGCTGGCGCGGCGCCAGCGGGCGGTGAACGCCGTGGTCCACGCCCTGTCCGAGCGGTACGGAGCCCTGCACCTGCACGCCGCTGAGGGGGCCTGGACCACCGAGCGTGCGATGTGGAGCGCGGACCGGTTGCACCCCAGCGAGCGAGGGCACCGGCAACTGGCCGTGCGGTTCCATGAATTGCTGGTGGAGCGGGCGGTCGCGTCCGGAGTGGCGCCCTCGGCCGAGCAGGAGTTTCCCGTGCCCACCAAGTCGGCGAGTCTGTGGTGGCTGGCCACGGCGGGGACCGGGTGGGTGGTGCGGCGGTGCACGGATCTGCTGCCGCAGTTGGTGACGTTGGCCGCGGACGAGCTGCGGCACCGCGCGCGGGGGACGAGCGGGCGGCTCGACCTGCGGGCCGCGCACGCGGTCTCCATGGCGTTGGCCGCGTTGTCGGTGGCGTCGGGCGAGCAGCAGGTGGAGGCGGCTTGA